The following nucleotide sequence is from Salinispirillum sp. LH 10-3-1.
CATCGGTGACGGGTAAATTTTTACGCATACCAAACTCCTTGTTCGGGGTAAACCGCGACGGCAGACTGCGATAAGGGGGGTATTGCTCACTGTTACAGTAATAGTCGAAGTGTCACAGAATATCCTATCGTTTTAGCACTATTTTTTTGCGTCAGTTAAAACGATGGAAATGACGTCGATGCACGCGGTTGCGGGACACGGGTATGCCGTCGGCTAGTAGGCGAGATTCTTGCTCATCCGCCCTCGCATGTTCGGCGAGGGTGCCATCGCTGCGAATCACGCGATGCCAAGGTAATTGAGTGTCTTCTGGCAACTGGCCCATGGCACGGGCGACTTGTCGTGGGCCTACGCCGCCAATG
It contains:
- a CDS encoding MGMT family protein is translated as MHTPEWTEQLYQLVDSLPRHQVTSYGALAKAIGGVGPRQVARAMGQLPEDTQLPWHRVIRSDGTLAEHARADEQESRLLADGIPVSRNRVHRRHFHRFN